DNA sequence from the Nicotiana tomentosiformis chromosome 3, ASM39032v3, whole genome shotgun sequence genome:
GATCGAGTTTTTCTGAggatctcaccgatgaagggtgttatgcattttgggaagaagagTAAGCTGAGTCCACGGTATATCGGGCCATACAAGATtattcgacgaattggacaggttggttatgagttagaattgtcatccaaattggaatttgtccacctggtattccatgtatctatgttgaggaaatgtattggggacccttctcgggtcatccctatcaTAGATGTACAAGTTTcggaggatctatcatatgaagaagtgccagtggctatattagatcaacaaattcgcaagctgagaacaaaggatgtagcttccgtcaaagtattatggaAGAAAAGGAATACAGAAGAAATGTCATGTGAAGCGGAAAAGGAggtgaagtctaaataccctttcTTATTCCAGATTGAAGATAGCGAGGATGCCAGGGGAACGCAGGATGCAACGGAAGCTAACACAACTCTATAAGTTAAACAATAGCTTAAGAATACTCTtccttaatacaaaatggtgatatgcagttAATGTACAAATCCATAATGCTTTATATAGCCTTGTGAGGCTGTAGGTTTGGTTTAACTGCtcgcaagtttggctagtgtatattttataggggaaactcagccggaaatttcCGTCGGAATCCATGATGAGTTAGACTCCCCATAATCACTTCCATTTTAGGATGAATGttcctgggggggggggggttgttacAACTCATATTCGCATACATTaaatcacgccgtaagttagtcgatgtaaatccgagaagagattatctttgagatgataagaagttaatcctattggtcttatgTCAGCACTCCGAACTCCTTTCaaaagatgtcgtgatggcacttagtctgtaagactaggtaagacgattACTATAATGATTAAGCTAGTTTTGCAATGATAATTTGAAACGGTGTTTAATATAAATATCAAAACAAGAGTGAAATGAGCCTACgcggcaataatcataacaacctctcaATACTGGTAATACAGAGTAACGAACTCTAGCTAAGTACATGGAAAGAGCTCAAAGATCTAAATACAATACTGATCAAATGTGAAGCTGACAGTACAATATAaagaaaggactccaagggactgcgatgaccatgaaactctaccttgaatccttgtgatcaacaagctaactctgcctgagtccgatatctccaatacttggctctgcacaaaaatgtgcagaagtgtaatatgagtacaccactgtTGGTGCCCAgtatgtatcaagactaacctcggtggagtagtgatgcgGTACAAattaagacactcactagacaaaataacatgtgcaacaTAGAAGTATAGAGCTAATAATAGGATGcaggaatcagtaaatggcaacaagaatcaacatgtgatataaacaataaggcaataggaacaccataaaagtaccattgaaaccaaataaggaacacaatgaCAACCAATAAATCAAGCCGTTCTAAAACAAGTTTCACAACGAAATCACTTCATAATACTtaatctcatagtcacaagtcacaagtcacgagtctcaacccaccatcatatactcaTGGCACTTCGTACCCACATCTAtaatcacaaccgcacagacaactcacgtgctaatatctCAATTCGTCTGGCAttatcacaggctcacaatcacaatctgcccggcgtggtcacaagctcaatatcacaacCCGCATGGCATGATCACAAGCTCACAAGCAACACAAAAATAGATAATACAAGAACATATGGGCATGATTTAATAAATGTCAAGTTCtatactcctgagctagtatacGTGGCAtgttacggtgtatgcttgtgcgaatGTACTACTGCA
Encoded proteins:
- the LOC138907713 gene encoding uncharacterized protein, with product MSYSDVQRHDLEFQVGDRVFLRISPMKGVMHFGKKSKLSPRYIGPYKIIRRIGQVGYELELSSKLEFVHLVFHVSMLRKCIGDPSRVIPIIDVQVSEDLSYEEVPVAILDQQIRKLRTKDVASVKVLWKKRNTEEMSCEAEKEVKSKYPFLFQIEDSEDARGTQDATEANTTL